Below is a genomic region from Streptococcus salivarius.
TCCTTGGTCTGAAATTTACCTTCAGCCAAAGCCCAGTATTGACGCTGAATCTTCTTATCTTCCAAGAGTCTATTGAGAATTGGCAGGATAAACGGATTTTTTGCGAAGAGTACAGCCCCACTAGTTTCCATGTCTAGTCGATGAACGACGTAACAGGTTTGCCCACAATAGGCCGAAACATGGTTAAGTAGAGCAATTTCTGTGGGTTCATTACCATGTGTTTTCATTCCTTCAGGTTTATTGACCACGATGAGATGCTGATCCTCATAGAGAGGTTCTACTAAACTGGCATTTCCCATAGGGATAATTTTTTCAGGGTAGTCCTCTGTATCAAAGGTCAGGCTAATCTTATCACCTTTTTCAACAGGACTCTGCCAATTAATAGTCTCTCCATTGATGAGGACGTGCTTTTTCGTGCGTAGGAAATGACGAATCTTACGAGGAATGAGGAGCTTAGTTTCGAGCAAGTCTTTGACGGTTGTTGCAGGATAGGGATTGATAATTTCTACGTGTAAAGTCATGGTTTCATTATATCATGAACGTTTAAAAGAGGACAGAATCTGTAAAAACTTGGTATAATAGGGTTATGACATTTTTTGATAATCTAAAAAACAAACTTTTTAAAGAAGAAAATAGCGGAAAGGGCAAGGATTCCCAGCCTGCTGAAAAATCGAAGAATTTACAAAATAAGATAAAGGGACTCTTCGCTAAGAAACCTGATGAGGTTGAACAAGCCGTTGAAGACCTAGATATGTCTCAGGAAAGTCAAGAGACGTCACGTTATCAACGTTCTAAGCAAAAGAAACCTATTGATACGACCAAACCTTTAGGTAAGGTTCAGGCGTTCTTGAGCAAGTTTACACTTTCGCCAAGAAATCCTATTCGTCGTTTCTGGCGTCGTTATCATATTGGGAAAATTCTCTTTATCTTGGTAGCTATGCTGGTTTTGACAGTTGGTTCCTACCTTTTCTATATTGCCAAGACGACCAATGTTTCAGATCTTCAAGATGCCTTGAAAGCTACGACGGTTATTTATGACAAAGAAGGCAATCAAGCTGGTTCTTTGTCAGGGCAAAAAGGGACTTATGTGGAGCTGGATGCCATTAGTGATAGCCTAGAGAATGCTGTTATAGCAACTGAGGACCGTACCTTCTATGAAAATAGCGGGGTTAACGTCAAGCGATTCCTCTTGGCCATTGTGTCCATGGGACGCTTTGGTGGTGGTTCGACCATTACCCAACAGTTGGCTAAAAATGCCTTCTTGACACAAGAACAGACAGTCACTCGTAAGGCCAAGGAATTCTTCCTCTCTTTGGAATTAACCAAGAAATACAGCAAGCAAGAAATCCTTACCATGTACCTCAATAATGCCTACTTTGGAAATGGGGTTTGGGGTGTTGAAGATGCCAGCCAAAAATACTTCGGGACAAGTGCTGCCAATCTAACCGTTGATGAAGCAGCGACCCTCGCGGGTATGCTTAAGGGACCTGAAATTTACAACCCAATCGATAATATCCAAAATGCGACCAACCGTCGAAACACTGTCCTCGCCAACATGGTTGATGACAAGAAGTTGAGTCAGGCAGATGCCGACAGTGCGGCTGGAGTTGATATGGCTAGTCGTCTGGATGATACCTATCAAGGGACTGGCGATGACTACAAGTATCCGTCTTACTTCGATGCCGTCATTGAAGAAGCTACGAAAACTTATGGCTTGAGTGAGGATGAAATTGTTAAAAATGGCTACAAGATCTACACAGAGATGGATGCCAATTCACAAGCTAACATGCAGCAAACCTACGAAAATACTTATCTCTTCCCTACATCAGAAAGTGATGGTAGTACAGCCCAGTCCGCTAGTGTGGCACTTGATCCAACAACTGGAGCGGTCCGTGGTCTAGTAGGTCGTGTAGGTGGTACCAGTGATACAACCTTCCGTAATTTCAACTATGCAACCCAAGGTAAGCGTAGTCCTGGTTCGACCATCAAACCTTTGGTAGTTTATGCCCCGGCCTTGGCTTCAGGGTGGAGTATCAACAAGGATCTCCCTAATAAACCAATCGACTACAACGGCTATACCCCAACTAACTATGGTGATATTGAGACAGAGGATATCCCCATGTATCAAGCTTTGGCCAACTCCTACAATGTCCCAGCAGTTTACCTATTTAATCAAATCGGTATTCAAAAAGGGATCAGTTACGGTCAAAAATTCGGTCTCAACTTTGACAATGTTCCAGAAGAACTGGGGATTTCACTTGGTGGTGGTGTGACAGCCAGTCCTCTTCAAATGGCTCAGGCATATGCGACCTTTGCTAATGGTGGTGAGATGAACACGGCTTATTTCATCACTAAAATTGAAAATGCCAGTGGTGACATTATTGCTACCCATAGTAAGAAGTCTAAACGTGTTATCAGCCAGTCAGTAGCTAACCAGATGACCAGCATGATGCTTGGTACCTTCTCAAATGGTTCCGCTGTGAATGCCAACTACACAGGTTATACGATGGCAGGTAAGACAGGTACTGTTCAGGCTGAATTTAACAAGGATTTGACTAGCGACCAGTGGGTGATTGGTTATACTCCTGATGTGGTTATGACGACCTGGATTGGTTTTGATAAGACTGACGAGAGTCACTACCTAACAGGAGCTAGCTCGGGAACAGCTTCGACGATTTTCAGCTACATCGCTGCGGATGTTTTGCCAAATACACCAGGTACTGAGTTTACCGTTGAAAATGCCTATGCAGCTGATGGTCAAACACTAGACTATACGGCAGATCCAAATGACTCGCGCAATAGCAGTAACAAGTCATGGACAGACAAGGCATCAGACGTTGTGAATGACGTTAAAGATCAGGCAAGCAGCCTTTGGGATAAGATTACAGACTCCTTCTCAGGTCTATTCAGATAGCTTGTCAATTGCATTTAAAAGTGGTAAGATAAAAAGAACGGAGGCGTTATGGCACAGAAAAAAGCAAGCCTAGCGTGTGCTGAATGTGGGAGCCGAAACTACTCAATTAATGTGAGTAGCACTCCCAAACCAACACGACTAGAAGTTAACAAATTTTGTAAACATTGTAAAAAATACACCTTGCATAAAGAAACAAGATAGGAGACACCGTGAGACAAACTGGAAGTATTTTCAAAGTCTTGAAAGACACGACTTGGCCAGACCGTAAACAACGCTGGCACGATTTTATTTCAGTTCTTGAGTATACTGCGTTCTTCACTGTCATCATCTATGCGTTTGATGAATTGTTGAGTCGCGCTATGTCAGCACTGATTAACTTTTTCTAAAGAAAACACAAAAAGAGTGGGAATGCCTGCTCTTTTTTGTTATAATAAATGCAGATAAAAGCGAGAACGAGGGCCATCAGGCTTTTTTATTACGCTTTGAATTAAACCATAGACATTCATTGACATTTAACACTCGAAGCTAGAAGATAGCTAGCCGAAGGTGTTTAAATGTCATTTAGAAAAAAGAAAGGAATCCTAAAATGCTAGATTCATTCGACAAGGGCTGGTTCGTCCTTCAAACCTATTCAGGATACGAAAACAAAGTTAAAGAAAACCTTTTGCAACGTGCCCAAACTTATAACATGCTTGAAAATATCTTGCGTGTTGAAATCCCAACTCAAACGGTCAATGTTGAGAAAAACGGTAAAGTTAAAGAAGTAGAAGAAAACCGCTTCCCTGGTTACGTTCTTGTTGAGATGGTAATGACAGACGAAGCATGGTTCGTTGTCCGTAACACTCCAAACGTTACTGGTTTCGTTGGTTCTCACGGTAACCGTTCTAAACCAACACCACTTTTGGAAGAAGAAATCCGTCAAATCTTGATTTCAATGGGTCAAACCGTTGATGTCTTTGATACTAATATCAAGGTTGGTGACGTGGTTCAAATCATTGATGGTGCCTTTATGGGTCAAGAAGGCCGTGTTGTAGAAATTGAAAACAACAAGGTTAAAATCATGATTAATATGTTTGGTTCAGAAACAGCTGCTGAACTTGAACTTTACCAAATCGCTGAACTTTAAGATAGACAAAAAGAGGTTGGGCTAAGAGACTTCAACCTTGGAAGACTATCTCATTAAACTTGAGGGAGAGGCTAGAAGCTAGATTTTTGAAATTTAGTTCTGTGTCACTCCCTTTTTTTCTAACGGATGATGATGAATTACAAACGATTTTACGATAGGATTAGCGCTCCTTTGCGTTCTTACGCTAAGGTTTTAGAAGGGTTGAACAAGCTTATAACTAGGACTTTTTACCTGCTTTTTCCTATATTTCTTATTTGGGTTTGGCTAAGGAATGGTTGGTTTGTTCTCTCTACGACGGTGCTTATTATGGGGGGAGGCTTTTTCCTTCTTTCTCTTGGTCGTAGCCTCTACAATCGACCGCGTCCATACCAGACCTGGGCTATTCAACCCCTTATTAAGAAGGACAGTCTGGGCAAGTCCTTTCCCAGTCGGCATGTTTTCTCAGCGACTGTCATTGCTATGTTGGCACTGACGCTTAACCCCTGGCTAGGTGGGACTATGCTTTTTCTGGCGGGCGCTCTAGCTCTTTTGCGTGTGCTAGGTGGTGTTCACTATCCTAGTGATGTTTTGGCAGGCTATGTCATTGGGATTCTTATAGGTCTCCTTCTTTATCTTTAGAAAATTTGGGTCTTCTTCGAGAGAGGAAGGCTTTTTTCGTTGAAAAAGGAAAGGCACCTCTAGGGCACCTTTCCTTTTGTTCTAAAATTCGAGTTGGCAATTAAGGGCTGTTCCCACCCTAAATGTTATCTTAGTCATAAGATGTGTTCTAAAATTCGAGTTGGCGATTAAAGGTTGTTCCCACCATTAGATATTAGCTTAGTTTAGGACATGTTTTTTAATAGCTTGAGCGACACCATGCTCATCATTTGAAGCAGTTACTAAGTTTGCAGTTTCCTTGACCCCTTCAGGTGCATTGCCCATAGCAATTCCTAGACCAGCTAGAGCTAGCATAGGACTATCGTTGAAGTTATCTCCGATGGTCATGACTTCTTCAAGAGGAAGGTCATAATATTTGGCAACCTCAAGGAGAGCGTGTTCTTTAGAAACATGTTTGGCTGTGA
It encodes:
- a CDS encoding RluA family pseudouridine synthase; protein product: MTLHVEIINPYPATTVKDLLETKLLIPRKIRHFLRTKKHVLINGETINWQSPVEKGDKISLTFDTEDYPEKIIPMGNASLVEPLYEDQHLIVVNKPEGMKTHGNEPTEIALLNHVSAYCGQTCYVVHRLDMETSGAVLFAKNPFILPILNRLLEDKKIQRQYWALAEGKFQTKETVYKDKIGRDRHDRRKRVVDPRKGQVAYTTITRLKAFKGASLVNCQLKTGRTHQIRVHLAHHGHAILGDPLYSHRPASRLMLHAHTLSFTHPLTLDKITVKASSNSFEQGLRNHK
- the pbp2a gene encoding penicillin-binding protein PBP2A, encoding MTFFDNLKNKLFKEENSGKGKDSQPAEKSKNLQNKIKGLFAKKPDEVEQAVEDLDMSQESQETSRYQRSKQKKPIDTTKPLGKVQAFLSKFTLSPRNPIRRFWRRYHIGKILFILVAMLVLTVGSYLFYIAKTTNVSDLQDALKATTVIYDKEGNQAGSLSGQKGTYVELDAISDSLENAVIATEDRTFYENSGVNVKRFLLAIVSMGRFGGGSTITQQLAKNAFLTQEQTVTRKAKEFFLSLELTKKYSKQEILTMYLNNAYFGNGVWGVEDASQKYFGTSAANLTVDEAATLAGMLKGPEIYNPIDNIQNATNRRNTVLANMVDDKKLSQADADSAAGVDMASRLDDTYQGTGDDYKYPSYFDAVIEEATKTYGLSEDEIVKNGYKIYTEMDANSQANMQQTYENTYLFPTSESDGSTAQSASVALDPTTGAVRGLVGRVGGTSDTTFRNFNYATQGKRSPGSTIKPLVVYAPALASGWSINKDLPNKPIDYNGYTPTNYGDIETEDIPMYQALANSYNVPAVYLFNQIGIQKGISYGQKFGLNFDNVPEELGISLGGGVTASPLQMAQAYATFANGGEMNTAYFITKIENASGDIIATHSKKSKRVISQSVANQMTSMMLGTFSNGSAVNANYTGYTMAGKTGTVQAEFNKDLTSDQWVIGYTPDVVMTTWIGFDKTDESHYLTGASSGTASTIFSYIAADVLPNTPGTEFTVENAYAADGQTLDYTADPNDSRNSSNKSWTDKASDVVNDVKDQASSLWDKITDSFSGLFR
- the rpmG gene encoding 50S ribosomal protein L33, which codes for MAQKKASLACAECGSRNYSINVSSTPKPTRLEVNKFCKHCKKYTLHKETR
- the secE gene encoding preprotein translocase subunit SecE; translated protein: MRQTGSIFKVLKDTTWPDRKQRWHDFISVLEYTAFFTVIIYAFDELLSRAMSALINFF
- the nusG gene encoding transcription termination/antitermination protein NusG, which translates into the protein MLDSFDKGWFVLQTYSGYENKVKENLLQRAQTYNMLENILRVEIPTQTVNVEKNGKVKEVEENRFPGYVLVEMVMTDEAWFVVRNTPNVTGFVGSHGNRSKPTPLLEEEIRQILISMGQTVDVFDTNIKVGDVVQIIDGAFMGQEGRVVEIENNKVKIMINMFGSETAAELELYQIAEL
- a CDS encoding phosphatase PAP2 family protein — translated: MMNYKRFYDRISAPLRSYAKVLEGLNKLITRTFYLLFPIFLIWVWLRNGWFVLSTTVLIMGGGFFLLSLGRSLYNRPRPYQTWAIQPLIKKDSLGKSFPSRHVFSATVIAMLALTLNPWLGGTMLFLAGALALLRVLGGVHYPSDVLAGYVIGILIGLLLYL